CCTTTCCTCCTCAGGCTTATCTCCCATTCCTAGAGCCAGTAAAGTGTCAGAGTAGTCCTAGTGCCTCAAAAGCCATGCTCACCTGCAACCGGTCTGGGAAGAAGGACACCTGTGCCCTGAACTGCCCCTCCCGGGCCCGGTTTTTGCCAGGTACGTAGAAGAAGCTGCTGAAGGGCtggcagggaggaaggctggCTGTTCAGGCAGCTCCTCTACTCCCCTTGGATTCCTCTAACCAGTGGGGGTTGGTGGGGCCAAGGCAGAACCGTGACAGCCCTCTTCTCTCAGAGTCTGAGAATGGCTTCACCGTGAGCTGTGgcatccccagccccagggctgctccAGCCCGAGCTGGCCACACCGGAAACAGCACAAACTCCAACCACTGCCATGGTGAGCACCAGCCCAGAGGCCTTGTTTCCACACTACTCTCTTGCCCCTCTTGGCCTTACTTGTTCCTGGATCCCCTTCTTTGTTCTGAATTCTCCAGCTTTGCTGCTTTGCTCCCTCTGCTCTTAACATCTGATGCCTTTGGCTTTTGTAATCCCTCTCCTCCAGCTAAGCCCTCGGTTTATTGCCCAGCTTCCCAACATCCTCTATAGCAGCTCCCACTCCCAAGGGGTCCCCAGGCTGTACTGAGCTTCTACCATCCCTCTAGAGGCTGCAGTGCTGACAGTTAAACAGCGGGCTTCCTTCAAGATCAAAGATGCCAAATGCCGTTTGCACCTGCGAAACAAAGGCAAAACGGAGGAGGCCAGCAGAATCCTGGGGCCAGGTCTGGACTGGGGCCCCCACTCCAATGAACTATCTGGCCACCAAACTCTTCCCACCCCTCAGCTTCTCTGCTTAGCGAGATCTCCAAAAACCACTGGCACCCTGAATTCTggacagagcaggggaggaagCAGTTGTAGGCATAGGGTCCAAGGAAGTCCTAGGATATTCCCCTAATTAACTAATTAGTATGCTAGACTAAAAGAGAACTGAGATAGTTGCAGTCAGAGATCTGGTGAGATCTGTCCAGGCTGGGATGGAAAAGTGAGAGCTGGGAGTGACAACTTTCCCTGTCTCCAGGGGCTGTCCCTGGGGTTTACAAGGCCTTTCCCCCAGGTGGTGCCCCCTGCTCTGACTGCCAGGTCACCTTCATTCACCTCAAGTGTGACTCCTCTCGGAAGGGCAAGGGCCGGCGGGCCCGGACCCCTCCAGGCAAGGAAGTCACTCGGCTCACCCTGGAAGTGGAGGCAGAAGTCCGAGCTGAAGAAACCACAGGTGGGACTGGGGGCACTCTTGtaaggagggggaaaggggagggcagagatggggaaaggggagggcagagatggggaaacagcaGGTCTTGACAAcaaagggaaggggcagagcctGCCTAATGCCAAGCCAGGAGCCAGTTCCTCttaacttctttctcttccttccctgactAACACCACCATCCACCACCAGCTGGCTGTGGGCTGCCCTGCCTCCGACAGCGGATGGAGCGGCGGCTGAAAGGATCCCTGAAGATGCTTAGAAAGTCCATCAACCAGGACCGCTTCCTGCTGCGCCTGGCAGGCCTTGATTATGAGCTGGCCCACAAGCAGGGCCCAGTAGCTGGGGAGCGAGCTGAACTGCTGGAGGCCTGTAGGCTGGGGCAGCACCGCTCAGGGGCCAAGTGTGGTAAGGCAGCTTGCTGGGGAACAGGGAAGCAGGGGAGTAGGGAAGGCCCAGCTTGGGTCTGGTTCAGAGCAGGACACTTTACGGCCTCAGTTGCATCTCTCAAATCGTGAGGCAGCCAAGATCCTCTTGCCCATCATCCTCCCCTCCTTTGTCCCATGCTGAAATTTAGAGGGGCATCATGTGGGGCCACCAACCCTCCTGTACATGGTTTTGGCCCCTGACCCTCCCGAGCAGGATTCTGTCTGTTCCCAGAAAAAGAGATTCTCTGTGAatctgggggagagggaaggggaatcCCAGACCTGGGTGGTGGGAGataggtggggggtgggtggctAGCACGGCCGACTCTCCCTCAGTCAGCTGCCCGCAGGGAACGTATTACCACGGCCAGACGGAGCAGTGTGTGCCATGCCCAGCGGGCACcttccaggagagagaagggcagcTCTCCTGCGACCTTTGCCCTGGGAGTGATGCCCACGGGCCTCTTGGAGCCACCAACATCACCACGTGTGCAGGTGCCAGGGGGACAAACAATACAGAGTGGGGTAGGGTGGGCACTGGGACGCCCATGGGCATGGGATTTCCCAAGGGCAggcccaggctccaggccacTCTCCTAGTCAACATCCTGTTTGTGTGTGCCTCTGTCCCCTGAGACTGGGTGACCCATGGGGATGACCAGGACCATCCCCATCAGAGTTGGGTCCTTGGTTCATTGCAGGTCAGTGCTCACCTGGCCAACACTCTGTAGATGGGTTCAAGCCCTGCCAGCCATGTCCACGTGGCACCTACCAACCTGAAGCAGGACGGACCCTGTGCTTTCCGTGTGGTGGGGGCCTCACCACCAAGCACGAAGGGGCCATCTCCTTTCAAGACTGTGATACCAAAGGTAAGTGGGCTACTCACTCCACTGGGGACTCCCAATCCCAACTACTTCCAAACAAACTCTCCAGGTCCCCAGAGCAGTCCCAAGTATGTTGCCCCACCATCTTCCCCAAACCAGGAAAGGCTCAGCTGTGTGACCAACCACACCATCCTGCTCATAGGACCCATCCTGACCCTCCAACAGTCCCAAGCCTGGGAACTGGAGAATAAGTAACAGTCTCACATACCCCTCTGCTTTGGAGAACTGGTGTCACATTCCCCTCAATACTACAAATGAGTTTCTGTACAGGTTTGGCACTATGCTCAGTGCCTGAAAGAAAAGGATTGGCACTGTAGCCAACTACTCTGTCAAGTTTGTTTTACCTGGGCTTAAATTCTGGCATGACTAGGAAAGGTTAGGACTCTAGAAGGAACTTTGGTGTCTTCATTCATTCTCCGTGATGAATGTGTCCTGCCCATCCCATGTCCCAGAAGTCCCACTTCCCTGCCATCTTAACCCCTACCTTTCCCCGCTGCCTGCAGTCCAGTGCTCCCCTGGGCACTACTACAACACCAGCATCCATCGCTGTATCCGCTGTGCCATGGGATCCTATCAGCCCGACTTCCGTCAGAATTTCTGCACCCGCTGCCCAGGAAACACAAGCACTGACTTTGATGGCTCCACCACTGTGGCCCAGTGCAAGAGTATGTAGCAGGCCAGGCTGTGGGAAAAGGGGTGGAGAGGCCTGGGAGCAATGGGTGTGGGAAGAAGCAGGAGGTGGGCTGGGTAGTAAACCAAAACGGAGCAGGGCTGGAGAGTGGATGGGCAGGAAagtcccaccccccacctctcctAGCCCATTCATGACCAGATGCTGGGCTGGGCCCTGTAGTGCTCTCTCCCTGGAGACAGGTAATGGGGAGGCACAGACAGGTAAAGTGAGATAACAAGGTGCTAAGAGGGCAGGAAAGAAGCTGGACCCAGAATCTGGAAAATAGATGATGAACTAGGAAGGAGGCTGCCTACGTGTCTGAATTCCACTTCAGAACTCTTTGATTTCCCCAACCTATTTCCCCActgacttcctttctcttttttgttctgtcCACTGGGGCTTGGCTGCAGATCGCCAGTGTGGTGGGGAGCTTGGTGAGTTCACTGGCTATATCGAGTCCCCCAACTACCCAGGCAACTACCCAGCCGGCGTGGAGTGCATCTGGAACATCAACCCCCCACCCAAGCGCAAGATTCTTATCGTGGTACCCGAGATCTTCCTGCCATCTGAGGACGAGTGTGGGGATGTCCTCGTCATGAGAAAGAACTGTGGGTGGCTGCAGAGCTGGACCAGGGAAGGGCAGTCCAAATctggttgggagggagggagggagagagagagagaaacttggTACTAGAAGAACCAAGGCAGTGATGAGAGAGGCTTTGTGAGGAGAGAAGCtaacaaaggaaaacagcaaTGAATGTGATGTGTTCGGTGGGGAGCAGAGTTATGAAAGCCAGCGCTGGGAGTAGAATTCCAATAGTGTTACATGTGACACTTCCCTATGCTAACATTTTTTGCTGTTCCATTCATTTAAATGTCAAATTTCTTACATTGTGTGAGTGCCTGGATGTCAAAGAAGAGCTGTGGAACAAGCCTAAGGCAGTGAGAGAGGatatgtgtgtgttgaggggtCGGGGAGGGCTTCTGTCAGCCCAATTCCTCACTCTCGGATGACTTAGGGAGCTTGCCCTGCTGCTCTCTTGACCTGCTATTTGCCTTCACAGCCTCCCCATCCTCCATTACCACCTATGAGACTTGCCAGACCTATGAGCGCCCCATCGCCTTCACAGCCCGCTCCAGGAAGCTCTGGATCAACTTCAAGACAAGTGAGGCCAACAGTGCCCGTGGCTTCCAGATCCCCTATGTTACCTATGATGGTGAGCAAGGGCAGGAGAGCCAGGGAGGTGGGTGAGAAAGGGGATGCTCATGGGTCTTGGGAAGGAGCAAGGGAGCAGGAGGAGTTCCTACCCCTAAGCCCCTCCCCTTGGTTGACTCTGCAGAGGACTATGAGCAGCTGGTAGAAGACATTGTGCGAGATGGCCGGCTCTATGCATCTGAAAACCACCAGGAGATTTTAAAGGCAAGTGAATATTAACAACAATAATGATAACCAACATTTAATGAGCATGTAACAATGTGTAGGCAATATGCTAAGTGCCTACATGAATAGACTCATTTGATATATACAATAGCTCTATAAAGGAGGTACTTTCATCATTCCcactttactgatgagaaaactgaggcacagagaattaCAGAACTTGCCCAGTTAAAGCTAGGATTTGAGCCCAAGCCCATCTGGCTGCAGAGTCACCCACACTATCTTATTCcctgggggaagagaaagggaagatgaGGAGATGAAATGTTCTCTACATCTTCCAccaataaatatacagaaaataaggTACAGAAAGATGCTTTTGCATAAATCCCTTCCTTCCCTTACTCCCTCCTCAGTTCTTACAGAAAAACAGCAGATCTAGCACAGCATTTCCCAGAGTTAATTCAGTATAGACCacttttaaaggaaaagacaTGTTTCCAACATTGAAGAATGTTCTGGATACCCAGGTCTGTGGATCCCAGTTTGAGAAAATCTTACATAAGAAACTATAGTCCTAGTCACAGTATTATCCTTCATAAATTATAAGTACAAAAAAAGTTATCTTTATGATCagtaattttgtattattatcaAAATAAGAGACAATGACAAAAATCCTCAAGTTCCATAATTTCAGCAATGCTTCTCAAACACCTTTTTAAAGCATTGAACCCTTATTTTAAATGTGCTGTGGAACTCCAATGCATAAAGTGGAGGAGCTGTTTTGAGTAAAGTGGGGGATAAGAGGCTGGAATCCCCacctcatattttaaaagtctgctgATGCAATGGAAAGAACACTAGCCTGGAAGCCAGAAGAGCTGAGTCCTAATGCATGGTGCTTGGCATCCAGTAGGCTCTCCACACATCATGTTGCTGTTTCAGgcagggtggtcaggaaaggcctctgaGGAAAAGAGACATGAATGAGGTAAAGGGCTACTCATTAGAAGATCAGGAAAGGAGCATTCCAAGCTCAGGAGCATGGGAGCAGTATGACATGTTCAAGAACTTTAAAGGCAGTGTGGCTCAGCAGAGTAAGAAAGAGTCAAGAGGGGATAGAGGGCACAGATTACACTCAGCCTATGGGCCATGCAAGGGATTCGGCTTTATAGAGtgataaaaaaaaactagagaagtGTTTTGAATAGAAAAGGGACGTGATTGAATTAAACACTAAAAAAGTCCTGGCTGCTGTGGGGGAGAACAGTCTATAGAAGGATAGGGGTAGGTGGAAGCATGGAGACCAGTTTGGAGGTCACTGCCAAGTGAGAAAGGATGGTGGTTTGGATAGGGTGGCAGCTgtggagatggtgagaagtggtcagagcctggatatattttaaagttagaatCAATGGGATTTGCTGAGGATGCAAGAGTCAAGGATGGCTCCAAGGACTAGGACTGAGCAAAGGAAGGATGGAGCTGCCATTGATTGAGTTGTAGAATTCTAAAAGAGCAACAGCTGGTAGAATGGGAATCCAGAGTTCACTTCTGGGTATGCCTATTAGACACCTAGAGGTGCTGCTGCTGATTAGAGGCTGGTGGTTCTCTTTCCCACCCCTGATGCTGACACTGCCACCTGCCATCCTCTGCAGGACAAGAAGCTCATTAAGGCCTTCTTTGAGGTGCTGGCCCACCCCCAGAACTACTTCAAGTACACAGAGAAGCACAAGGAGATGCTGCCAAAGTCCTTCATCAAGCTGCTTCGTTCCAAAGTTTCCAGCTTCCTGAGGCCCTACAAATAGTGCCCCTAGGCCCAAGACCCAGGTTTTTAAGCCCCCAGAgccagctgcccccaccctcagATAAGAGACTCTCTCCAGTCTctctttttggaggaaaaaaaaaatcagtgtatagACCAAGCACTCTCCCTTTCTATTTCTCTAGCttcctttccttgtctctctctgccaccctctttctctctctttactttCCCTTTTCCTGCATGCTCCCTGGAAAAGCCATTCCGTGCTGGCTCTATTCCCCCAATGGGTGAAGGAATAGTATCATatccccctcttctcccttccccagccacaCTGCCCATTTTACCAGCTTACATCCCTGGCCCTATCTGCTTGGAAGGGTGCTAGAAGCCCACGAAGGAAGTGGGTCTagtggggaatggggagggggaagaggggctTCTGCCATTATAGGGTTGTGCCTTGCTAGTCAGGAGCCAAAATGTCCCCTAGCTGTGCCCCCCAGGGATATTCTAACAGCCTAGGGTTCTGCCAAAGAAGCCTTTGACTTACAAGCTTAATGCCAGCACTGGTCCTCTGGGGCATGTGGCTTGAGCCCTGGACCATCCACACAGCTGGCTTTCCTTTCTATATAGCTTGTCTCCTTCTTCCCCCATGTCTGCCTGGGGTCCAATCCATGAGGGCTTACAAAAGGCCCACACCACTGGGCTAGTGGACACTGGCTGAGTGAGGAAGAACAGCAGGAATTACCATGTTGAATATGCCACTGTTGCTCCCCAAGACAAAGACTATCTCTGCAGGACAGAAACCAGGTTTTAAAGcatcaccaaaaaagaaaacaaacaaacaaaaagaaaatgtatcctCTAAAGGACTAAACTACAGAACAATTGGAAACCAGCCTCAAACACTAATCCCTGTCCTTTCTTGTCTTCCCTGGCCCAGCCATCCCCTCACTTCCACCCAAGTGCTCCCTGGGGGAGCCCTACTCCCCTTGCTAAGTGTCGTCTTTAAACATGGCTGCTGACCAGAAGCCAGCCTGGGCCTTGCCCCAGAGTTGTCTTTCCCTTGTAGCCCCAGATGGCTTGTGGGCACCACCAAAGAGGACCCTGCTCTGCAGCCAGCCCAGAGCCACCTACCTCTGGCCCCAGGCCATGAGCAGCAAGAGGAATGTGTGCACTTGGTGAGCCTTCTGCCCACCCTGTCCACATCTAATAAGTGCAAtcattttgtctttctgtgttgACTAGAGGgaggggtttttgtttctttttcttctattagaACAACCCTATTTATAGCTGCCCAAGAGAGAAGAGTGTATGTTTGGAGTGGAAGAAGTAAGGTTTTGAATCTCATGAGCTTTGAGTGCTGGAGCATCTGATCTATCTTCCTCACCAGAGACACCTGATGTGTAGGACAGTAATTCTGGGGACTTGatggagcaggaaggagagagacctgTGTCTGCTAAACCAATCCTACCATCCCCATGCCTCCCTGGATTCAGCATGGACCTCAAGATTGTAGAGGCCAATGGAACTGATTAGTGATTCTCCACCCCAAGTAGGGAAAAatctccatcttctccctgtcttcatcctgttttcccCTGGTATAAACCTGGAAGAGGACCAGGACAAAACCCCTGGAGATGAGCTGACTTAGGGCCCCGAGGCCAGAGACAAGGCTGTGAGAGCCAAGAACAGGAACAGTTATCCAGGCAGGAAGTTGTCTGCCTGACCTTGGCCACTCTGCCTACCCCTACCTATTTGCCATTTCCTCTGGGAGCTGACTTCAAGCCTAGCTTCCTCAACTACTGcttttcaaaaggaagaagaatcaaGTACATCCCCAAGCCCAGATCCTGCACATACTCCACCTTCAATTCACTGCCacctgtaaaattattttccatttactccTTCTAGTTCCCCCAAAGCTGTAGTCCTATTCAATCAAAGGCTAACAATTGACTCCTAGGGTTCATTTCTAAGTGACTGTCCCAGGCTATTGCTCCCCAAGGAGGCTCAACACTAAATAAAGGAGCCTGACACCCTTCAAACAGTAGCATTCACCAGCCAAGACAGCTCTAGGCAGTTGGTAAGTGATGTCACAGCTACATCCATTAACCAACACCATGGCCCTTGGGGGTGGAGTGTCTGGCTGCCTTCGTCTCTCTGGGTCAAAGAAGAGTCTGctgtagaaatataaaatggctGCTTCCAAGAAGGGAAATGATCATTTAATAGAAGTGTCCACACTTCCCAGGAAATGTTACCTGTTTTAATCAATTCTGACCATCCTAATTCTCTACCAGAAGCTAGGATAACTTTCTGATTCCTCTCTCACTACCACTTTGCATCTCTCTTAGAAAGCCAGAGTGCTTCCCAATTCATGCCTTCAGGGTCTGgcttcttgctttcttcctttcctgttaccctatacatacacataaacacacttCCTCTAATCATTTATTCCATGGTTTCTGGGGCTTGCAAATCATTTCCACAATATGGAAAGTACTGACCACCAAGCCTCTTAACTGATGTCAAGACAGATCTTGGAGAGCAGGTGAAGACCTGCTAATGTCCACCGAGTTTAATTTAGATTATCCCAAATTGGGAGTTTAGAATCCAGGCAAAGCTCCTCAAGTACATAAAGGAAGCTGGCCCTGGGGCATCGAACTAGGGATTAACTGGACTGAATAAGGAATCAACATTTAAGGACTCTCTATGCCTTTATAGGTCATACAGAAAAATAGGTTTTTTAACCAGTGTAGGGAAGTGGGAAAATGGTGTAAACGGGAACCCTTCGTGAACTAGCCCAAAGGCCTCTCTGCAGGATCAGGTATTTATGGGGCCATAGTACTGTGAGGCCTTATTTATCTTAGTCCAAAACCTGCCCTGATCTGAGTCTGGGAATAGGAAGCCATTTCTGCAAGGGCTCCAAGCTCCAAGGGATGCATATCAGAAAGGCACTTATATCTTCAGCAACATAGCAATCTCTTTTtacttctctgtctccatctttctGTATATTAGGCCAGGCCTATTCCCTAAACCTTAGGGAACAGAGTCAGGAGAAAACTGACCAGATCCTGGACTTGAGCTGCCCTGTCTCAGGCCTACAAATCCCTAGAAGCTGACACTGAGCTGTGACTGTTCTGACTTCCCCAGGACTGAGTTAGTTTGAGGTGGTGGAGGCTCAGATTTATTGCTCAAAGTTCAGTGATACAGTCCTGGTCTTTGGCCCTACTGAAAGTTTTCATATCTGAGAAGTGTTCTCCATATGTATGTTTGAAGTCATTCTGGAGTAGTTTAGGAGGCTGTATctcaaaatggaagaaaacattatAGAGTATTCAGACTTTTGTATTTGCTGCTTAACTTCAATATAACAGGCTCAAACTAGAGGAAGGGAGACAAAGTGTCACTGACCATAAGCAGAAAGTAATGTTAACCTGCTTGGCTTCCTTCTTAAGCACTGTAAGAGAAAAGTGGAAGCAAACAACACAAGGATATCTTTAAATCTGACTTGTCTCAAAGGTAGCACACCCTGTTCTTGGCCATTATTTGGACTAGGAAACCTTTACAAAAATATATGATTAGAGAGAATAGAATTCTCAGTTCTGTTATCAGCTTATCTAGACAACACAGATTGTAGCAGTTTGGGCAAACTGCAAACTTTATACTGTGTGATCTGAACTTAAGTTTCAGAAAATAGTCATTACCATAtgggaggctttttttttaatgcagaagaaatttcaaaatactgtatttatatCAACCTTCCACTGCTGCCAATATAGTAAGCATCTCCTACACAACAATAAACAGTAAATGATGCAGTTCATAGAATATTTTGCACTTGGGGGAAAAATGTATCTGAACttgtaaaaagaaatgtttggattttgtattttttttttattgttaataaaatactaaatgaatCTCCTCAGCCTGGCTTCTTTTCCTCTGTCTCACTAGCTTATCTCAGCACTAGAAAAAAGCTTTGAGGAGATAAAGTATCTTCTGGCTTCCAAATAGGACTTACCCCAATTTTTCATTTATCCATCTTATTCCTAATGATTTTAGAATTTGAAAAGGCTTATTTTTCAAAGCAGTACCAAGAATTATTTCCTGAGGAAGATCTAGGAAGTGGTGGAAATTGGGTATTGTTCCTCATCATATAATACAGTCCCTCAAATCAGGCCAGGCCACAAGTGGCTCAGATACCTCCCTAGTTAAGATGTCCCACCTCTAGCAAAGTTCCAGCCCTGGAAGTCACCAAGGTTGTTCTTTTTATGCAGTATACTCTTGGCCACCAAACAGAATTATGAAACACAGATCATTTAGCCACTACCACCCATTACTATACAGGTCTCGGGAAAGCAATCTCCAATCTCTTATAAATGAACAGTCTCAATTTCTAGGCTCAGAGATGAtagataaaacttttaaaaaatatatttttgttttttactttttttttttaatggggaaaggtgatttaaaaaaaattttaatggcagtactgggaattaaacccaggaccttgtgcaataAAACTTAATTGTTGCAATTATACGATTTCCTGACATGAAATTTTATTGGATTTAATACCTACATGATATAGCCatttaagaagaataaagaaaaatctacctgattaaaaaatatgttggGTTGGCCTACCAGAATCCTGAACTTCCCCTTTAGCATCTGTAAGGCAGATAGGTACACTCTATTCCACTATTACTGAGTTCCtgttacatgccaggcattgtgcatCAGGCTATCACGGCTTGATTACAATAGCCATGGTCAAGATCTGCACTCCTCATGTAAGACTGATTACAGCTGATCTTTCCACATAGACTTCCCAGCAGAAGAGAGAATCTAGTCTACCTGGTAGTTAATGAGCATAAATTAATTCACTGCCATTCTATTTCATACATTAACCTCCTGTGAGTTTGATTCAGTGTGACAAAACATGAACACCTTTGTGTGAACTGACAAAATCACGTTTCTAGAACTGCAAAGCTGAGGACCATATCCAGGACCACTGTGAATGACAACACCAACTTGGGGCCATCTTCTCTGACCCTTCTTAACCCTCTTCTATTCCCAAAACACTAAGTCATCCACCTTCTAGGACACCTGTAATTATGTCCCAGAATAATGTATAGACAGGGCCAGTGGAGTATAGGTCTGTCTATTTCAAGCAGTCTTTAAAATGGGGTACATGAAGACTTTCCAAGGAATTCTTCCCAAAGGTATATGA
The Camelus ferus isolate YT-003-E chromosome 20, BCGSAC_Cfer_1.0, whole genome shotgun sequence genome window above contains:
- the SCUBE3 gene encoding signal peptide, CUB and EGF-like domain-containing protein 3 isoform X1, yielding MGSGRVPGLCLLVLLVHARAAQHSKALQDVDECVEGTDNCHIDAICQNTPRSYKCICKSGYTGDGKHCKDVDECEREDNAGCVHDCVNIPGNYRCTCYDGFHLAHDGHNCLDVDECAEGNGGCQQSCVNMMGSYECHCREGFFLSDNQHTCIQRPEEGMNCMNKNHGCAHICRETPKGGIACECRPGFELTKNQRDCKLTCNYGNGGCQHTCDDTEQGPRCGCHVKFVLHTDGKTCIGERRLEQHIPPQAVSNETCAVNNGGCDSKCHDAATGVHCSCPVGFMLQPDRKTCKDIDECRLNNGGCDHICRNTVGSFECSCKKGYKLLINERNCQDIDECSFDRTCDHVCVNTPGSFQCLCHHGYLLYGVTHCGDVDECSINRGGCRFGCINTPGSYQCTCPAGQGRLHWNGKDCTEPVKCQSSPSASKAMLTCNRSGKKDTCALNCPSRARFLPESENGFTVSCGIPSPRAAPARAGHTGNSTNSNHCHEAAVLTVKQRASFKIKDAKCRLHLRNKGKTEEASRILGPGGAPCSDCQVTFIHLKCDSSRKGKGRRARTPPGKEVTRLTLEVEAEVRAEETTAGCGLPCLRQRMERRLKGSLKMLRKSINQDRFLLRLAGLDYELAHKQGPVAGERAELLEACRLGQHRSGAKCVSCPQGTYYHGQTEQCVPCPAGTFQEREGQLSCDLCPGSDAHGPLGATNITTCAGQCSPGQHSVDGFKPCQPCPRGTYQPEAGRTLCFPCGGGLTTKHEGAISFQDCDTKVQCSPGHYYNTSIHRCIRCAMGSYQPDFRQNFCTRCPGNTSTDFDGSTTVAQCKNRQCGGELGEFTGYIESPNYPGNYPAGVECIWNINPPPKRKILIVVPEIFLPSEDECGDVLVMRKNSSPSSITTYETCQTYERPIAFTARSRKLWINFKTSEANSARGFQIPYVTYDEDYEQLVEDIVRDGRLYASENHQEILKDKKLIKAFFEVLAHPQNYFKYTEKHKEMLPKSFIKLLRSKVSSFLRPYK
- the SCUBE3 gene encoding signal peptide, CUB and EGF-like domain-containing protein 3 isoform X4; translation: MGSGRVPGLCLLVLLVHARAAQHSKALQDVDECVEGTDNCHIDAICQNTPRSYKCICKSGYTGDGKHCKDVDECEREDNAGCVHDCVNIPGNYRCTCYDGFHLAHDGHNCLDVDECAEGNGGCQQSCVNMMGSYECHCREGFFLSDNQHTCIQRPEGMNCMNKNHGCAHICRETPKGGIACECRPGFELTKNQRDCKLTCNYGNGGCQHTCDDTEQGPRCGCHVKFVLHTDGKTCIETCAVNNGGCDSKCHDAATGVHCSCPVGFMLQPDRKTCKDIDECRLNNGGCDHICRNTVGSFECSCKKGYKLLINERNCQDIDECSFDRTCDHVCVNTPGSFQCLCHHGYLLYGVTHCGDVDECSINRGGCRFGCINTPGSYQCTCPAGQGRLHWNGKDCTEPVKCQSSPSASKAMLTCNRSGKKDTCALNCPSRARFLPESENGFTVSCGIPSPRAAPARAGHTGNSTNSNHCHEAAVLTVKQRASFKIKDAKCRLHLRNKGKTEEASRILGPGGAPCSDCQVTFIHLKCDSSRKGKGRRARTPPGKEVTRLTLEVEAEVRAEETTAGCGLPCLRQRMERRLKGSLKMLRKSINQDRFLLRLAGLDYELAHKQGPVAGERAELLEACRLGQHRSGAKCVSCPQGTYYHGQTEQCVPCPAGTFQEREGQLSCDLCPGSDAHGPLGATNITTCAGQCSPGQHSVDGFKPCQPCPRGTYQPEAGRTLCFPCGGGLTTKHEGAISFQDCDTKVQCSPGHYYNTSIHRCIRCAMGSYQPDFRQNFCTRCPGNTSTDFDGSTTVAQCKNRQCGGELGEFTGYIESPNYPGNYPAGVECIWNINPPPKRKILIVVPEIFLPSEDECGDVLVMRKNSSPSSITTYETCQTYERPIAFTARSRKLWINFKTSEANSARGFQIPYVTYDEDYEQLVEDIVRDGRLYASENHQEILKDKKLIKAFFEVLAHPQNYFKYTEKHKEMLPKSFIKLLRSKVSSFLRPYK
- the SCUBE3 gene encoding signal peptide, CUB and EGF-like domain-containing protein 3 isoform X5, with amino-acid sequence MGSGRVPGLCLLVLLVHARAAQHSKALQDVDECVEGTDNCHIDAICQNTPRSYKCICKSGYTGDGKHCKDVDECEREDNAGCVHDCVNIPGNYRCTCYDGFHLAHDGHNCLDVDECAEGNGGCQQSCVNMMGSYECHCREGFFLSDNQHTCIQRPEEGMNCMNKNHGCAHICRETPKGGIACECRPGFELTKNQRDCKLTCNYGNGGCQHTCDDTEQGPRCGCHVKFVLHTDGKTCIGERRLEQHIPPQAVSNETCAVNNGGCDSKCHDAATGVHCSCPVGFMLQPDRKTCKDIDECRLNNGGCDHICRNTVGSFECSCKKGYKLLINERNCQDIDECSFDRTCDHVCVNTPGSFQCLCHHGYLLYGVTHCGDVDECSINRGGCRFGCINTPGSYQCTCPAGQGRLHWNGKDCTEPVKCQSSPSASKAMLTCNRSGKKDTCALNCPSRARFLPESENGFTVSCGIPSPRAAPARAGHTGNSTNSNHCHEAAVLTVKQRASFKIKDAKCRLHLRNKGKTEEASRILGPGGAPCSDCQVTFIHLKCDSSRKGKGRRARTPPGKEVTRLTLEVEAEVRAEETTAGCGLPCLRQRMERRLKGSLKMLRKSINQDRFLLRLAGLDYELAHKQGPVAGERAELLEACRLGQHRSGAKCGQCSPGQHSVDGFKPCQPCPRGTYQPEAGRTLCFPCGGGLTTKHEGAISFQDCDTKVQCSPGHYYNTSIHRCIRCAMGSYQPDFRQNFCTRCPGNTSTDFDGSTTVAQCKNRQCGGELGEFTGYIESPNYPGNYPAGVECIWNINPPPKRKILIVVPEIFLPSEDECGDVLVMRKNSSPSSITTYETCQTYERPIAFTARSRKLWINFKTSEANSARGFQIPYVTYDEDYEQLVEDIVRDGRLYASENHQEILKDKKLIKAFFEVLAHPQNYFKYTEKHKEMLPKSFIKLLRSKVSSFLRPYK